In the genome of Carnobacterium viridans, one region contains:
- the ccpA gene encoding catabolite control protein A, giving the protein MEKQTITIYDVAREANVSMATVSRVVNGNPNVKPTTRKKVLEVIDRLDYRPNAVARGLASKKTTTVGVIIPDVTNLYFSSLARGIDDIATMYKYNIILANSDQNDIKEVQVLNTLLAKQVDGIIYMGHKISDELRAEFSRSKTPVVLAGTVDPDEQMGSVNIDYVAATEQTIAQLIASGHERIAFVSGSITQEPINGVYRLKGYKTALENAGIAYDEGLVFETAYTFTAGEEVYSKLAEAGATAVFAGDDEIAVGIMNGALDHSVKIPEEFEVVTANNSKLSEMVRPKLSTITQPLYDIGAVAMRLLTKLMNKEDVDEKTIILPHHIANRGTTKEE; this is encoded by the coding sequence ATGGAAAAACAAACCATCACAATTTATGATGTTGCAAGAGAAGCGAATGTTTCTATGGCAACTGTTTCACGTGTTGTAAATGGCAACCCAAATGTAAAACCAACTACTCGAAAAAAAGTATTAGAAGTTATTGATCGTCTAGACTATCGTCCAAATGCTGTTGCACGTGGATTGGCAAGTAAAAAGACAACAACTGTGGGAGTAATTATTCCCGATGTTACAAATTTATACTTTTCTTCTTTAGCTAGAGGAATTGACGACATAGCAACAATGTATAAATATAACATTATCTTAGCTAATTCTGATCAAAATGATATAAAGGAAGTCCAAGTATTAAATACACTTTTAGCTAAACAAGTGGATGGGATTATTTATATGGGCCATAAAATTTCTGATGAATTAAGAGCAGAATTTTCACGTTCGAAAACACCTGTCGTTTTGGCAGGAACAGTAGATCCTGATGAACAAATGGGAAGCGTAAATATTGATTATGTAGCTGCAACAGAACAAACAATTGCCCAATTGATTGCTAGCGGACACGAGCGTATTGCTTTTGTATCAGGATCAATAACACAAGAACCAATTAATGGGGTTTATCGCTTAAAAGGATATAAAACAGCGTTAGAGAATGCTGGTATTGCTTATGATGAAGGTTTAGTTTTTGAAACAGCCTACACATTTACGGCTGGAGAAGAAGTATACAGTAAATTAGCTGAAGCAGGTGCTACCGCAGTATTTGCTGGTGATGATGAAATTGCTGTAGGGATTATGAATGGGGCTTTAGATCATTCTGTCAAGATACCAGAAGAATTCGAAGTAGTTACTGCAAATAATTCTAAATTATCTGAAATGGTAAGACCGAAATTGAGCACGATTACTCAACCTTTATATGATATTGGTGCTGTAGCAATGCGTCTTTTAACTAAGTTGATGAACAAAGAAGATGTAGACGAAAAAACAATTATTTTACCACATCATATTGCAAATAGAGGAACAACTAAAGAAGAATAA
- a CDS encoding transglycosylase domain-containing protein — translation MSSPQNTNESSFLEKIKAFILNLVQFIKKQWISFKKTYFNRQTHSASLSKSTSKETKLTDAPKRNQAKKEDQKFTLAKFLFGFNVGYSVIKNLMITLVIVLLIGGALIGGAGAGYFAYLVSGEQIPTYEEMKADIENVSATSSMYYATGEKISDLKTDLKRSEIPLSEMSPLVQEAIIATEDEYFYKHSGVVPKAVVRALAQEVTGTSTTSGGSTLTQQLVKQQILTNEVSFKRKANEILLAFRIENFFSKEEILENYLNVSPFGRNNKGQNIAGLDEASIGIFGVNPIDLTLPQAAFLAGLPQNPIVYSPYSQIGALKEDLSAGISRKDEVLFRMYRENYITKEEYDTALTYDLTQDFLPQESDVNDSTDYVYNFVEQQARQILMEQLYTVDGYSAEDVSNDQELKDSYYNQADLNLRTKGYTISSTIDKGVYEAMNDVVAQYATPEISYDENNNPIISNTSDLGNVKVVDYVDEETGETKTLVEPVQNGAVLRDNATGRIISFIGGVDYEFTQVNHAYQSPRSPGSTIKPLLTFAPALEEGIITPASMIFESSAKVPSWENGALGVYEITNVGNVTPNKWTDVRSGLSQSSNIVTTKIYQQMKDTYNLEEKLESYMHKMGLGSDVISTEEYQGVYYALPIGGISKGTTVLDQTDGFSTLANKGNYTEGYVIDKIEDAAGEVVYQHEVKPVEVFSAETAYLTTDILRDVLDTGTAKDVKGQLNFQADIAGKTGTSDGQKDIWFIGYTPQVTLSSWIGYDNAVDTPINDLSNSGSESPSLRNKRHWARLMNAIYSANPTVLGTDQAFQKPDGVVEAKVLASTGMMPGKVKLTDGKEVTVSGATKTELFNKKFLPKTTTYDFALAASEKELGDYWNKASKSASEEAAKKAKAEADKKNEEAKKAKTEADNKKADAAKAEEEKAKAKIENEKKLQEAAKKKAEEEKSRRRKKQKKKKRMNKEKASVSDAFSLFFFSCSSICNMMW, via the coding sequence TTGAGTAGTCCACAAAATACTAATGAATCATCATTTTTAGAGAAAATTAAAGCATTTATACTAAATTTGGTGCAATTCATAAAGAAACAATGGATCTCTTTCAAAAAGACATATTTTAATCGACAAACTCACTCAGCTTCCTTATCAAAATCAACTTCTAAAGAAACAAAGTTAACGGATGCTCCCAAAAGAAATCAAGCTAAAAAAGAAGATCAAAAATTTACTTTAGCTAAATTTCTATTTGGATTCAATGTAGGCTACAGTGTCATTAAAAATTTAATGATTACGTTGGTCATTGTTTTATTGATTGGCGGTGCTCTTATAGGTGGGGCTGGAGCAGGATATTTTGCCTACCTTGTTTCCGGTGAACAAATCCCCACATACGAAGAAATGAAAGCTGACATTGAAAATGTATCAGCAACCTCTTCAATGTATTATGCTACTGGAGAAAAAATTAGTGATTTAAAAACAGATTTAAAACGATCTGAAATTCCATTAAGCGAAATGTCACCTTTAGTCCAAGAAGCTATTATTGCTACCGAAGACGAATATTTTTATAAACACTCTGGTGTGGTTCCAAAAGCAGTCGTTCGAGCATTGGCACAAGAAGTAACAGGCACCAGTACAACTTCTGGGGGATCAACACTCACACAACAGCTGGTAAAACAGCAGATTTTAACAAATGAGGTCTCTTTTAAACGAAAAGCAAATGAAATTTTATTAGCTTTCCGTATTGAAAACTTCTTTTCAAAAGAAGAAATTTTAGAGAACTATCTAAATGTCTCTCCTTTTGGTAGAAATAATAAAGGACAAAACATCGCTGGTTTGGATGAAGCTTCAATCGGAATATTTGGAGTAAATCCTATCGATTTGACTTTGCCGCAAGCAGCTTTTCTTGCCGGTCTTCCACAAAATCCAATTGTTTATAGTCCGTATTCTCAAATAGGTGCTCTTAAAGAAGATTTATCTGCAGGTATAAGCCGCAAAGATGAAGTTTTATTTAGAATGTACCGTGAAAATTACATTACTAAAGAAGAATATGATACTGCTTTAACCTATGATTTAACACAAGACTTCTTACCTCAGGAATCAGACGTTAATGATAGTACTGATTATGTTTACAACTTTGTAGAACAACAAGCAAGACAAATTTTAATGGAACAATTATACACAGTTGATGGTTATTCAGCTGAAGACGTTTCTAATGATCAAGAATTAAAAGACTCTTATTACAATCAAGCAGATCTTAATTTGCGCACAAAAGGTTACACTATTTCATCAACAATTGACAAAGGTGTTTACGAAGCTATGAATGATGTCGTTGCACAGTATGCAACTCCTGAGATCTCTTATGATGAAAATAATAATCCAATCATAAGCAATACCAGTGATTTGGGAAATGTAAAAGTTGTTGATTACGTTGATGAAGAAACCGGTGAGACAAAGACGTTAGTTGAGCCTGTACAAAATGGAGCAGTTTTAAGAGATAATGCTACTGGACGAATTATCTCCTTCATTGGCGGGGTTGATTATGAGTTTACTCAAGTCAATCATGCTTATCAATCTCCTCGTTCTCCTGGTTCGACAATTAAGCCTTTATTAACTTTTGCTCCAGCATTAGAAGAAGGAATTATTACCCCGGCTTCTATGATTTTTGAAAGCTCTGCTAAAGTACCAAGCTGGGAAAATGGAGCTTTGGGTGTGTACGAAATTACCAACGTTGGAAATGTTACTCCAAATAAATGGACTGACGTGCGCTCAGGTCTTTCACAATCAAGCAATATTGTAACAACTAAAATCTATCAACAAATGAAAGACACTTATAACTTGGAAGAAAAGCTTGAATCTTATATGCACAAGATGGGACTTGGATCTGATGTTATTTCGACAGAAGAATATCAAGGAGTTTATTATGCTCTTCCTATTGGTGGAATATCTAAAGGAACAACCGTCTTAGATCAAACTGATGGCTTCTCTACTTTGGCAAATAAAGGGAACTACACTGAAGGTTATGTCATCGATAAAATTGAGGATGCTGCTGGAGAGGTTGTCTATCAGCATGAAGTGAAACCTGTTGAAGTATTCAGCGCTGAAACAGCTTATCTAACAACTGATATTTTACGTGACGTATTGGATACCGGCACAGCTAAAGACGTAAAAGGCCAATTGAACTTCCAAGCTGATATTGCAGGTAAAACAGGAACGTCAGATGGCCAAAAAGATATTTGGTTTATTGGCTACACTCCTCAAGTTACTCTGAGTTCTTGGATTGGATATGACAATGCTGTGGATACACCTATTAATGATTTATCTAATTCAGGTTCAGAAAGTCCAAGTTTAAGAAACAAAAGACATTGGGCTCGATTGATGAATGCGATTTATAGTGCTAATCCTACTGTTTTGGGTACGGATCAAGCTTTCCAGAAACCAGATGGTGTTGTAGAAGCCAAAGTTTTAGCTTCTACAGGAATGATGCCAGGAAAAGTAAAATTAACGGATGGAAAAGAAGTGACGGTTTCTGGTGCTACAAAAACAGAACTCTTTAATAAAAAGTTCCTTCCAAAAACAACCACTTACGACTTTGCACTTGCTGCTTCTGAAAAAGAATTAGGAGATTATTGGAACAAAGCTTCCAAATCAGCAAGTGAAGAAGCTGCTAAGAAAGCTAAAGCTGAAGCAGATAAAAAGAATGAAGAAGCGAAAAAAGCAAAAACTGAAGCAGATAATAAAAAGGCTGATGCTGCAAAAGCTGAAGAAGAGAAAGCTAAAGCAAAAATAGAAAATGAAAAAAAATTACAAGAAGCTGCTAAGAAAAAAGCAGAAGAAGAAAAAAGCAGAAGAAGAAAAAAGCAGAAGAAGAAAAAAAGAATGAATAAAGAAAAGGCATCGGTTTCCGATGCCTTTTCTTTATTCTTCTTTAGTTGTTCCTCTATTTGCAATATGATGTGGTAA
- a CDS encoding ABC transporter substrate-binding protein, which translates to MGTVGMKKKMILGLATVTAGLALGACGNTSDSAGSEMINVGILQYMEHDSLTQARKGFVSELEEAGYVEGENLTLNYQNAQGDQANLQSMSESLVGDNEVILSIATPAAQSLATITQEDPILFTAVTDPVDAGLVADNEAPGGNVTGTSDMVPIEEQISLLLSLAQDAETIGIIYNSSEANSKIQSDLAQEALEAEGIEVKVLTVTTTNDVQQVMTTLAQEVDAVYIPTDNTLASTMPTVGEIALEYKLPVIPGSAEMVEAGGLATYGINYEELGRQTAKMSLQIIEDGADPAEMAVETSTNLELVINEEVAKSLGIDPESIVLPD; encoded by the coding sequence ATGGGAACAGTTGGAATGAAGAAAAAGATGATTTTAGGCTTAGCAACGGTTACTGCAGGTTTAGCATTAGGCGCATGTGGAAATACAAGTGACAGTGCAGGTTCTGAAATGATAAATGTAGGGATTTTGCAGTATATGGAACATGATTCTTTAACGCAAGCAAGAAAAGGATTTGTCAGTGAGTTAGAAGAAGCAGGATACGTCGAAGGAGAAAATTTGACGTTAAACTATCAGAATGCTCAAGGAGACCAAGCAAATTTACAAAGTATGAGTGAAAGCTTAGTTGGAGACAATGAAGTTATCTTATCTATCGCAACACCTGCTGCACAGTCACTTGCAACGATTACCCAAGAAGACCCGATTTTATTCACTGCAGTTACAGATCCGGTAGATGCGGGATTAGTTGCTGATAATGAAGCACCAGGCGGAAACGTAACCGGAACAAGCGATATGGTTCCAATTGAAGAACAAATTTCGTTACTGTTGTCATTAGCACAAGATGCTGAGACAATCGGAATTATCTACAATTCCAGCGAAGCAAATTCAAAAATCCAATCTGATCTGGCACAAGAGGCACTTGAGGCAGAAGGAATAGAAGTGAAAGTATTGACAGTTACAACTACAAATGATGTACAACAAGTTATGACAACGTTGGCTCAAGAAGTTGATGCTGTATATATTCCAACGGATAACACACTAGCCAGTACAATGCCAACAGTTGGTGAAATTGCTTTAGAGTATAAATTACCTGTTATTCCAGGATCTGCGGAAATGGTAGAAGCTGGAGGATTAGCAACTTATGGAATCAATTATGAAGAACTTGGACGTCAAACAGCAAAAATGTCTCTTCAAATTATTGAAGACGGTGCTGATCCAGCAGAAATGGCAGTGGAAACATCTACAAATTTGGAATTGGTTATTAATGAAGAAGTGGCAAAATCATTAGGTATTGATCCTGAAAGTATCGTACTACCTGATTAA
- a CDS encoding ABC transporter permease: MDIILSSISQGILWSIMAIGVYLTFRILDIADLTAEGSFPLGAAICSVSIVSGITPLLASLLALIGGMLAGIVSGLLHTKLKIPALLTGILTMTALYSINLRILGKANVTLLGQDTLMRTLQSFGLENRMAVLVVGGVAIVLVILVLYLFFSTEIGLALRSTGDNEAMSEANGIHTDTMKIVGYMLCNGLIALSGALIAQNNGYADISMGIGTIVIGLASIIIGEVIFHRLSFAKRLITIVIGAVVYRLIIDFVLQLGVQPQDIKLFSAVVLTIALSTPLLKKKSRRTKRVGKRGAELV; encoded by the coding sequence ATGGACATTATATTATCAAGTATTTCGCAAGGAATTTTATGGTCGATTATGGCGATTGGGGTTTATCTTACATTTAGAATTTTAGACATTGCGGACTTAACTGCAGAGGGAAGTTTTCCCTTGGGTGCTGCAATTTGTTCAGTATCCATTGTTTCAGGAATTACACCGTTGTTAGCTAGTCTGTTGGCATTGATAGGGGGAATGCTGGCAGGAATCGTATCGGGTTTACTGCATACGAAACTTAAAATTCCTGCGTTACTGACCGGAATTTTAACGATGACTGCTTTATACTCTATTAATTTAAGAATATTAGGCAAAGCGAATGTTACCTTGTTAGGCCAAGATACATTGATGCGCACGCTACAATCATTTGGCTTAGAAAATCGAATGGCCGTTTTAGTCGTTGGTGGAGTGGCGATTGTTTTAGTTATTTTAGTTCTGTATTTATTTTTCAGTACTGAAATAGGATTGGCATTGCGTTCTACTGGAGATAATGAGGCTATGAGTGAAGCAAACGGGATTCATACAGATACGATGAAAATTGTAGGGTACATGTTATGTAACGGATTGATTGCTCTATCAGGTGCTTTGATTGCCCAAAACAACGGCTATGCAGATATCAGCATGGGAATTGGGACGATTGTCATTGGATTAGCATCTATTATCATCGGTGAAGTGATTTTCCACCGGTTGTCTTTTGCCAAACGATTGATCACTATTGTGATTGGTGCAGTTGTTTATCGCCTAATTATTGATTTCGTATTGCAATTAGGAGTACAACCGCAAGACATCAAATTGTTCTCAGCTGTTGTATTAACAATTGCTCTTTCTACCCCTTTGTTGAAAAAGAAATCAAGAAGGACTAAAAGAGTTGGTAAGAGGGGAGCAGAATTAGTATGA
- a CDS encoding ABC transporter ATP-binding protein, with protein MTAILELRNIHKSFEVGTVNENHVLKGIDLTIEKEEFVTIIGGNGAGKSTLLNSVAGTYVVDEGAVLLNGKDATNKKTNGRAKNIGRVFQDTKMGTATRLTIEENLAVAFKRGKKRGLTLGVKDKQREIFKEQLKFLELGLEDRLKMEVGLLSGGQRQALTLLMATIVPPKLLLLDEHTAALDPKTSKMVLNLTDKIVHEKKLTAMMITHNMEDAIAHGTRLIMLHNGKIVVDVSGEEKSRLTVPDLLALFQKNSGDTVTEDALILG; from the coding sequence ATGACTGCAATTTTAGAATTAAGAAATATTCATAAAAGTTTTGAAGTGGGAACGGTCAATGAGAACCATGTATTAAAAGGAATAGATTTGACCATCGAGAAAGAAGAATTTGTTACGATTATTGGAGGAAATGGTGCTGGAAAGTCAACATTATTAAATAGTGTAGCTGGAACTTATGTAGTAGATGAAGGTGCTGTTTTATTGAACGGAAAAGATGCTACCAACAAAAAAACCAATGGAAGAGCAAAAAATATTGGGCGAGTTTTTCAAGACACAAAGATGGGAACAGCAACACGACTCACGATTGAAGAAAATTTAGCGGTAGCTTTTAAAAGAGGAAAAAAAAGAGGCTTAACACTTGGCGTAAAAGATAAGCAACGTGAAATTTTCAAGGAGCAATTAAAATTTTTAGAATTAGGATTAGAAGACAGGTTGAAAATGGAAGTCGGATTATTATCTGGTGGACAAAGACAAGCTTTGACATTGCTGATGGCGACAATTGTTCCCCCTAAATTACTTTTATTGGATGAACATACGGCAGCACTTGACCCTAAGACTAGTAAAATGGTGTTGAACTTAACGGATAAAATCGTTCATGAAAAAAAATTGACTGCGATGATGATCACTCATAATATGGAAGATGCGATTGCTCATGGAACAAGATTGATCATGCTTCATAATGGGAAGATAGTAGTAGATGTTTCGGGAGAAGAAAAGAGTCGTTTAACTGTACCAGATTTATTGGCGCTGTTTCAAAAGAACAGTGGCGACACAGTTACAGAAGATGCATTAATACTAGGGTAG
- the trhO gene encoding oxygen-dependent tRNA uridine(34) hydroxylase TrhO, with protein MSKDYRVLLYYKYVHIKNPEEYTTKHLAFCKEVGLKGRILIAEEGINGTIAGTYDQTQQYIDEMHSDSRFSDLVFKVDEEERAPFKKMFVRLRPELVSLNLEDDIDPNEVTGEYLDPEEFREAILDENTIVIDARNDYEYDLGHFRGAVRPEIRTFRELPQWIRDNKEQFMDKRVVTYCTGGIRCEKFSGWLVKEGFKDVGQLHGGIATYGKDPEVQGDLWDGQMYVFDERISVPVNQKEHVVVGRDWFDGTPCERYVNCANPACNRQILSSVENEHKYLRGCCHECRVAPANLYVKRNSLSQEEVAERLAIIGERLPASV; from the coding sequence ATGTCTAAAGATTACCGTGTTTTACTTTACTATAAATATGTTCATATCAAAAATCCAGAAGAATATACCACAAAACATTTAGCATTTTGTAAAGAAGTTGGTTTAAAAGGAAGAATTCTAATTGCTGAAGAAGGTATAAACGGTACTATTGCAGGTACTTATGATCAAACACAACAATACATTGATGAAATGCATTCTGATTCTCGTTTTTCAGACCTAGTTTTTAAGGTAGATGAAGAAGAACGTGCTCCTTTCAAAAAAATGTTTGTACGTCTACGCCCTGAATTAGTATCTCTAAACTTAGAAGATGACATCGATCCTAATGAAGTAACAGGCGAATACCTAGACCCTGAAGAATTCCGCGAAGCTATTCTTGATGAAAATACTATCGTCATCGATGCTCGTAATGATTATGAGTACGATTTGGGGCATTTTAGAGGAGCCGTTCGTCCAGAAATCAGAACATTTAGAGAACTTCCTCAATGGATCCGAGATAATAAAGAACAATTCATGGATAAAAGGGTAGTAACATACTGTACTGGTGGAATTCGTTGTGAAAAATTCTCTGGTTGGTTAGTTAAAGAAGGCTTTAAAGATGTTGGTCAATTACATGGAGGAATTGCTACTTATGGAAAAGATCCAGAAGTTCAAGGTGATTTGTGGGATGGTCAAATGTATGTATTTGATGAACGCATCAGTGTCCCCGTTAACCAAAAAGAACATGTAGTTGTTGGTCGTGACTGGTTTGATGGTACTCCATGTGAACGTTACGTGAACTGTGCAAATCCAGCTTGTAACCGTCAAATTTTATCTTCAGTAGAGAATGAACATAAATATCTGCGTGGTTGCTGCCACGAATGTCGTGTTGCACCTGCAAACTTGTATGTAAAACGCAACAGTTTAAGTCAAGAAGAGGTTGCTGAACGCTTAGCTATAATTGGAGAAAGACTTCCAGCATCAGTATAA